The genomic DNA TACATCGATAGAAAGAAAAAGTTACCAGTAACAACTTTACTTCGATCTATTGGTTTTGAAAATGATAAAGATATTCTTGAAATATTCAATCTTGCTGATGAAGTAAGAGTAAGTAAGGCTGCTCTAAAAAGAGTAGTTGGCAGAAAACTAGCTGCTAGAATACTTAAAACTTGGATTGAAGATTTTGTTGATGAAGATACAGGTGAAGTTGTTTCCATTGAAAGAAATGAAGTAATCATTGATAGAGAAACAGTTATTGAAAAAGAACACATTGATGATATCATTGATTCTGGATCAAAAACAGTACTTCTTCACAAAGAAGATGTTTCCACTTCAGAGTACGCTATCATTTACAATACATTACAAAAAGATCCTACTAACTCAGAAAAAGAAGCGGTAATTTATATCTATAGACAGCTTCGTAATGCTGAGCCACCTGATGAGGAAACGGCAAGAGGAATAATTGATAAATTATTCTTCTCAGAGCAGCGTTATAGTCTAGGCGAAGTAGGACGTTTTAGAATAAATAAGAAATTAGGTTTAGACGTTGATTCTGACGTTCAAATCCTAACCAAAGAGGATATTATTTCAATCATCAAAAATTTGGTAGAATTAGCTAATTCAAAAACCAATGTTGATGATATTGATCACCTTAGTAACAGAAGGGTGAGAACTGTTGGTGAGCAACTTTCAAATCAATTTAGTTTAGGTCTTTCTAGAATGGCAAGAACCATTAGAGAAAGAATGAACGTTAGAGATAACGAGGTCTTTACACCTGTTGATTTGATAAATGCGAAGACTTTATCTTCAGTAATCAATTCATTCTTTGGTACGAATCAGCTATCTCAATTTATGGATCAAACAAATCCATTAGCTGAAGTAACGCATAAAAGAAGAATGTCTGCATTAGGACCTGGTGGTCTTTCAAGAGAAAGAGCAGGTTTTGAGGTGCGTGATGTTCACTACACTCACTACGGTAGATTATGTCCTATTGAAACTCCTGAGGGACCAAATATTGGTCTTATATCTTCACTGTGTGTTTACGCAAAAGTGAATAACCTAGGTTTTATAGAGACTCCATACCGCAAGGTAGAAGATGGTGTTGTTAAAGTTGACGAGCAACCTATTTACCTTACTGCTGAGGAAGAAAATAACATGACTATTGCTCAAGCAAACGCACCAATTACTGATAAAGGTAATTTTGAGGTTGAGCGTGTGAAAGCAAGATTTGAAGGTGATTATCCAGTGACAGAGCCACAAAACATTACCCTAATGGATGTTGCTCCAAACCAGATTGCTTCTATCGCAGCATCATTGATTCCATTCTTGGAGCATGATGATGCAAACCGTGCATTAATGGGCTCTAACATGATGCGTCAGGCTGTTCCTTTATTACAAGCTGACGCTCCAATCGTTGGTACAGGACTTGAGCCTCAAGTAGCTAGTGACTCAAGAGTTCTAGTAAATGCTGAAGGTAATGGTGTTGTTGAATATGTTGATGCTAACTCAATTCATATTCGCTACGAAGTAACAGATGAACAGAGATTACTATCTTTTGACGATGATGTCAAGGTATATAATCTAACGAAGTTTAAGAAAACGAACCAAAACACATGTATCAATCTTAAGCCAATTGTTGTTAAAGGTGATAAAGTTGTTGAAGGTCAAGTACTTTGTGAAGGATACGCTACTCAAAATGGTGAATTAGCTATTGGTAGAAACCTAAAAGTGGCATTTATGCCTTGGAAAGGTTATAACTTTGAGGATGCTATTGTTCTTTCTGAGCGTGTTGTTAGAGAAGATTTATTTACATCTATCCACATTGAAGAAATGTTGGTTAATGTAAGAGACACTAAAAGAGGCCCTGAAGAATTAACCGCTGATATACCTAACGTCTCTGAAGAAGCGACTAAGGATTTGGATGAAAATGGAATGATTCGTGTAGGAGCTGATATAAAAGCGGGTGATATCATTATTGGTAAAATTACTCCAAAAGGTGAATCTGACCCTACTCCTGAAGAAAAGCTTCTTAAAGCTATCTTTGGTGATAAAGCGGGTGACGTGAAAGATGCATCACTTAAAGCAAGACCTTCATTCAAAGGTGTTGTAATTGACAAAAAGCTGTTCTCTAAATCTATTAAGGATAAAAGAACACGCGCTATGGATAAAGAGACAGTTGCAGTTCTTGAAAAAGAATTCAACCAAAAGGCAACTGAATTAAAATCTATTTTAGTTAATAAGCTATTCACAATACTAAGTGGTAAAACATCACAAGGTATCTTGAGTAATTTAGGTGATGATCTTATTCCAAAAGGAGTGAAATATACTCTCAAGGCTCTTCAATCTATAGATTACGATACAGTTAATACTCGTACAACCAAATGGGTAGTTGATAAAGTCTTGAATGTGAAAATTCAATCTTTAATGAATAACTTCCTATTGAAGAATAGTGAATTATTGAGTGACTTCAGAAGAAAGAAATTTGCAATTACTGTAGGTGACGAACTTCCTGCTGGAGTACTTAAGTTAGCAAAGGTATATGTTGCTAAAAAGCGTAAAGTTCAAGTAGGAGATAAGTTAGCTGGTCGTCATGGTAACAAAGGTATTGTAGCTAAAATTGTTCGTGATGAGGATATGCCATTCTTAGAGGATGGTTCAACAGTTGACATTGTACTTAATCCACTTGGTGTACCATCTCGTATGAACCTTGGACAGATATATGAAACTGTATTAGGTTGGGCTGGGCAAAAGCTTGATAGAAAATACTTTACACCTGTTTTTGATGGTGCTTCCATTGAAGATATCAATAACGAAACTGATATGGCAGGGCTACCAAGATATGGGCAAACCTATCTTTATGATGGTGGTACTGGAGAGCGTTTTGATCAGCCTGCAACAGTTGGTATTATATACATGCTGAAGCTTGGTCACATGGTCGATGATAAAATGCATGCTCGTTCTATAGGTCCTTATTCACTTATTACTCAGCAACCACTTGGTGGTAAAGCTCAGTTTGGTGGACAAAGACTTGGAGAAATGGAGGTTTGGGCACTAGAAGGTTATGGTGCTGCAAATATCCTTCAAGAAATGTTAACAGTTAAATCAGATGATGTTGTTGGACGTGCTAAAGCATATGAAGCTATTGTAAAAGGTAGCCCAATGCCAACACCAGGGATTCCTGAATCATTTAATGTACTGATGCACGAGTTATTAGGTCTTGGACTTAAAGTGACTTTAGACTAATATTTATAATCTTAATACTCTATAATAAATAGATATGGCAATAAGAAAAGGTAAAAACGAAGTAAACACTAGTTTCAATAATATTACAATAAGTCTAGCTTCACCAGAAGATATTCTTTCTAAATCTAGTGGAGAGGTTACAAAACCAGAAACTATCAATTACAGAACCTATAAGCCTGAAAGAGATGGTTTGTTTTGTGAGCGTATTTTTGGACCTACCAAAGATTTTGAATGTCACTGTGGTAAATACAAGCGTATTCGATACAGAGGTATCGTATGTGATCGTTGTGGTGTTGAAGTTACTGAAAAGAAAGTACGTAGAGAACGTACAGGTCACATTCAATTAGTTGTTCCTGTAGCACATATTTGGTATTCAAAATCTAACCCTAATAAAATTGGGTATTTATTAGGTTTACCAAGCAAGAAGTTGGATATGATTATATACTACGAAAGGTATGTAGTTATTCAAGCGGGTTCAGCAACAAATGAAGAAGGTGAGCCTTTACAATTCCTTGACTTCTTAACAGAAGATGAGTACTTAGATGCTTTAGAAAAAATACCAGTAGAAAATCGTTATTTAGATGACGAAGATCCAAAGAAGTTTATCGCTAAAATGGGTGCTGAGGCTTTAATAGAGCTTTTAAGAAGACTTGATTTAGATCAACTTTCATTTGACTTACGTCATAAAGCAAATACAGAAACCTCTCAGCAAAGAAAAGCGGAAGCTCTAAAAAGATTACAAGTTATTGAATCATTTAGAGACGCCAACTCAAGAATAGAAAACAAACCAGAATGGATGATTGTTAAGGTTATACCTGTTATTCCACCTGAGTTAAGACCATTAGTTCCTTTAGATGGTGGCCGTTTTGCTACTTCAGATTTAAATGATTTATATAGAAGAGTTATTATCAGAAATAACCGTCTTAAAAGATTAATTGAAATTAAAGCTCCTGAGGTAATTCTTAGAAATGAGAAAAGAATGCTTCAAGAATCTGTTGATTCGTTGTTTGATAATTCAAGAAAATCAAGCGCTGTAAAAACAGAATCAAATAGAGCGTTAAAATCATTATCAGATAGCTTAAAAGGTAAGCAAGGACGTTTTCGTCAAAACCTACTTGGTAAACGTGTAGATTATTCTGCTCGTTCAGTTATTGTTGTAGGTCCTGAATTGAAAATGCACGAATGTGGTTTGCCAAAAAATATGGCAGCTGAATTATTTAAGCCATTTATCATTCGTAAAATGATTGATAGAGGTATTGTAAAAACAGTAAAGTCTGCTAAAAAAATTATTGACAAAAGAGAGCCT from Flavobacteriales bacterium includes the following:
- the rpoB gene encoding DNA-directed RNA polymerase subunit beta, whose protein sequence is MASNKTTNRINFASIKNQLNYPDFLDIQIGAFKDFFQIGVSADTRKEEGLWQVFNDHFPISDSRNNFVLEFIDYNIDPPRYSIKECIERGLTYKVPLKAKLKLYCTDPDHEDFETIEQEVFLGSVPYVTPKGSFVINGAERVVVSQLHRSPGVFFGHSFHANGAKLYSARVIPFKGSWIEFATDIHNVMYAYIDRKKKLPVTTLLRSIGFENDKDILEIFNLADEVRVSKAALKRVVGRKLAARILKTWIEDFVDEDTGEVVSIERNEVIIDRETVIEKEHIDDIIDSGSKTVLLHKEDVSTSEYAIIYNTLQKDPTNSEKEAVIYIYRQLRNAEPPDEETARGIIDKLFFSEQRYSLGEVGRFRINKKLGLDVDSDVQILTKEDIISIIKNLVELANSKTNVDDIDHLSNRRVRTVGEQLSNQFSLGLSRMARTIRERMNVRDNEVFTPVDLINAKTLSSVINSFFGTNQLSQFMDQTNPLAEVTHKRRMSALGPGGLSRERAGFEVRDVHYTHYGRLCPIETPEGPNIGLISSLCVYAKVNNLGFIETPYRKVEDGVVKVDEQPIYLTAEEENNMTIAQANAPITDKGNFEVERVKARFEGDYPVTEPQNITLMDVAPNQIASIAASLIPFLEHDDANRALMGSNMMRQAVPLLQADAPIVGTGLEPQVASDSRVLVNAEGNGVVEYVDANSIHIRYEVTDEQRLLSFDDDVKVYNLTKFKKTNQNTCINLKPIVVKGDKVVEGQVLCEGYATQNGELAIGRNLKVAFMPWKGYNFEDAIVLSERVVREDLFTSIHIEEMLVNVRDTKRGPEELTADIPNVSEEATKDLDENGMIRVGADIKAGDIIIGKITPKGESDPTPEEKLLKAIFGDKAGDVKDASLKARPSFKGVVIDKKLFSKSIKDKRTRAMDKETVAVLEKEFNQKATELKSILVNKLFTILSGKTSQGILSNLGDDLIPKGVKYTLKALQSIDYDTVNTRTTKWVVDKVLNVKIQSLMNNFLLKNSELLSDFRRKKFAITVGDELPAGVLKLAKVYVAKKRKVQVGDKLAGRHGNKGIVAKIVRDEDMPFLEDGSTVDIVLNPLGVPSRMNLGQIYETVLGWAGQKLDRKYFTPVFDGASIEDINNETDMAGLPRYGQTYLYDGGTGERFDQPATVGIIYMLKLGHMVDDKMHARSIGPYSLITQQPLGGKAQFGGQRLGEMEVWALEGYGAANILQEMLTVKSDDVVGRAKAYEAIVKGSPMPTPGIPESFNVLMHELLGLGLKVTLD